One Anaerolineae bacterium genomic window, AAGGGTTCTGGTCTACATTAATTTTAACCACTTTTAACTTGTCACCCATTTCTATGGCGATTTCTTCCACGAGAGGCGCCAGCATCCGGCATGGGCCACACCATTCAGCCCAAAAGTCCACCAGAACTGGGATTTTCTCTTCCAGAACTTCTTTTTTAAAGGCTTCAGCGTTTACTTCCAAAGGCTTGGTCAATCTACCACCTCCTGAGAAAGAGCTTGAGGGTTTTAATCAGATTTTCCTTATTGGCTTCACCCATGCACCGCTCAATATACCCATCCACCAAGTCCATAGCCACGCTTTCCAGCGCAGCTCTGGCTGCCATAAGCTGGGTGAGGATTTCGCTGCACTCGCGTCCTTGCTCAATCATCTCCCTTATGCCCCTTATCTGGCCTTCTATCTTCACAATCTTTTTCAGGATTTCTTCCATCCTTAGCTTTCTCCAGTGCTTCCTTGAGGGCAGGAGGTATTGGCACAGGTTTACGGTTCCCTTTCATATCCACAAATACCTGGACTGTTCGGCCTTGAGCCAAGAGCTTTCCGGTTTCCCCGTTGATAACCTCATAAGCCAGGACAAAGCTGGTGTTTCCGACATCCTCAACCCATGTCCTAACTTTGATCAGCTCGTCGAAATGAGCCGGGGCCAAATACCGGCAGGAAGCTTCGGCTATGACAAAGCCAATCCCTGCTTTTTCCGCTTCGGCATAGCTAAAACCCAATGACCTGAGGAAATTAACCCTGGCTACTTCAAACCAGACGAAGTAATGGGCATAGTAAACTACGCCCTGGGCATCCGTTTCGGCAAACCTCACTTTCAGTTCTACTTCTCCGATCATGTCCTTCTGGAATTACTTTCAGATTATATCTTAATGGCTCCCAAAAGGCAAACCGC contains:
- the trxA gene encoding thioredoxin, whose product is MTKPLEVNAEAFKKEVLEEKIPVLVDFWAEWCGPCRMLAPLVEEIAIEMGDKLKVVKINVDQNPSVAVSYGIMSIPTLILFKGGKPVEKLIGYMPKAKLLEAINRHLEG
- a CDS encoding metal-sensitive transcriptional regulator, with translation MKIEGQIRGIREMIEQGRECSEILTQLMAARAALESVAMDLVDGYIERCMGEANKENLIKTLKLFLRRW
- a CDS encoding acyl-CoA thioesterase; translation: MIGEVELKVRFAETDAQGVVYYAHYFVWFEVARVNFLRSLGFSYAEAEKAGIGFVIAEASCRYLAPAHFDELIKVRTWVEDVGNTSFVLAYEVINGETGKLLAQGRTVQVFVDMKGNRKPVPIPPALKEALEKAKDGRNPEKDCEDRRPDKGHKGDD